A section of the Halichoerus grypus chromosome 11, mHalGry1.hap1.1, whole genome shotgun sequence genome encodes:
- the CDKN1C gene encoding cyclin-dependent kinase inhibitor 1C isoform X1: MQTPTARGLTCARPPPSSPLFLLLLFLSSPLPWPRPALPRARFDVCLRSALAMERLVARRTFPLFARTSACRSLFGPVDHEELSRELQIRLAELSAEDQRRWDYNFQQDVPLRGPGRLQWTEVDSDSVPAFYRETVQVGRCRLLLAPRPRPEGAGDSPPPAPPADEPLDGLGEAPAPPSGGPVVAPAPAPAAAPQESDEQEAVPPPRSQEPLAEPLHSGMSGRPAPGTAAATGSAAAATNAAAAAAAGGAVATTAAAGGAAIKKLPGPLISDFFAKRKRPAPEAKASNEVPAGCAAPGAAPAVGSAEQTPRKRLR; encoded by the exons ATGCAGACTCCGACTGCGCGGGGTCTCACTTGCGCCCGGCCTCcgccctcctctcctctcttcctcctcctcctcttcctctcctctcctctcccgtGGCCCCGGCCCGCGCTGCCCCGGGCCAGGTTCGACGTGTGTCTCCGCAGCGCATTGGCAATGGAGCGCCTTGTCGCCCGCCGCACCTTTCCCCTGTTCGCGCGCACCAGCGCCTGCCGCAGCCTCTTCGGGCCGGTGGACCACGAGGAGCTGAGCCGTGAGCTGCAGATCCGCCTGGCCGAGCTGAGTGCCGAGGACCAGCGCCGCTGGGACTACAACTTCCAGCAGGACGTGCCACTGCGCGGCCCCGGGCGTCTGCAGTGGACCGAGGTGGACAGCGACTCCGTGCCCGCCTTCTACCGCGAGACGGTGCAGGTGGGGCGCTGCCGCCTGCTCCtggcgccccggccccgcccggaGGGCGCAGGCGATAgcccgccccccgcgccgccgGCCGATGAGCCCCTCGACGGCCTCGGGGAGGCGCCGGCGCCGCCGTCCGGCGGCCCGGTGGTGGCTCCCGCCCCGGCCCCAGCCGCGGCGCCGCAGGAGAGCGATGAGCAGGAGGCGGTCCCGCCGCCGCGCAGCCAGGAGCCCCTCGCCGAGCCGCTGCACTCAGGGATGTCGGGGCGCCCCGCGCCGGGCACTGCTGCTGCCACCGggagcgccgccgccgccaccaatgccgccgccgccgccgccgccggaggGGCTGTTGCCACCACCGCTGCCGCGGGAGGCGCCGCGATCAAGAAGCTGCCCGGGCCTCTCATCTCCG ATTTCTTCGCCAAGCGCAAGAGACCCGCGCCCGAGGCCAAGGCGTCGAACGAGGTTCCCGCGGGATGCGCCGCCCCAGGCGCCGCTCCAGCCGTAGGCTCGGCGGAGCAGACCCCGCGCAAGCGGCTGCGATGA
- the CDKN1C gene encoding cyclin-dependent kinase inhibitor 1C isoform X2 has product MERLVARRTFPLFARTSACRSLFGPVDHEELSRELQIRLAELSAEDQRRWDYNFQQDVPLRGPGRLQWTEVDSDSVPAFYRETVQVGRCRLLLAPRPRPEGAGDSPPPAPPADEPLDGLGEAPAPPSGGPVVAPAPAPAAAPQESDEQEAVPPPRSQEPLAEPLHSGMSGRPAPGTAAATGSAAAATNAAAAAAAGGAVATTAAAGGAAIKKLPGPLISDFFAKRKRPAPEAKASNEVPAGCAAPGAAPAVGSAEQTPRKRLR; this is encoded by the exons ATGGAGCGCCTTGTCGCCCGCCGCACCTTTCCCCTGTTCGCGCGCACCAGCGCCTGCCGCAGCCTCTTCGGGCCGGTGGACCACGAGGAGCTGAGCCGTGAGCTGCAGATCCGCCTGGCCGAGCTGAGTGCCGAGGACCAGCGCCGCTGGGACTACAACTTCCAGCAGGACGTGCCACTGCGCGGCCCCGGGCGTCTGCAGTGGACCGAGGTGGACAGCGACTCCGTGCCCGCCTTCTACCGCGAGACGGTGCAGGTGGGGCGCTGCCGCCTGCTCCtggcgccccggccccgcccggaGGGCGCAGGCGATAgcccgccccccgcgccgccgGCCGATGAGCCCCTCGACGGCCTCGGGGAGGCGCCGGCGCCGCCGTCCGGCGGCCCGGTGGTGGCTCCCGCCCCGGCCCCAGCCGCGGCGCCGCAGGAGAGCGATGAGCAGGAGGCGGTCCCGCCGCCGCGCAGCCAGGAGCCCCTCGCCGAGCCGCTGCACTCAGGGATGTCGGGGCGCCCCGCGCCGGGCACTGCTGCTGCCACCGggagcgccgccgccgccaccaatgccgccgccgccgccgccgccggaggGGCTGTTGCCACCACCGCTGCCGCGGGAGGCGCCGCGATCAAGAAGCTGCCCGGGCCTCTCATCTCCG ATTTCTTCGCCAAGCGCAAGAGACCCGCGCCCGAGGCCAAGGCGTCGAACGAGGTTCCCGCGGGATGCGCCGCCCCAGGCGCCGCTCCAGCCGTAGGCTCGGCGGAGCAGACCCCGCGCAAGCGGCTGCGATGA